The following coding sequences are from one Streptomyces dengpaensis window:
- the eccD gene encoding type VII secretion integral membrane protein EccD has product MTAAATVTGAGGPGPGAPSGAGAGLGFCRVTIVAPDSRIDVALPDDIPVADIYPEILRLSRQSPAEGAPVGYHLVRRDGTVLDSSRSFAAQRILDGELLTLRPFSESLPPAVFDDVSEAVASAVTRDRTQWTGELTRGAGLVGGGVLPVLLAFVAWTADPRHDMHGLPGILAGVTGVLLVVLAAVRARIYDDRASAVALGLGALPNMGVAGSGLLALSDGQGVGKLQFLLACGAVLVASVILTLCSPRGDGPFVAFVFASAIGLVTVFVALLAHWTPTEIAAFCAPVAVGALAFLPGLSMRFARLPIGFDPPSTTTRSAYGAEPAAPEPVDAARIEAQARRGHELLVGLVGGCALLGVGASAVLGFSDDVWGQLLAFATGVAMLMRAHLFRYTAQVAPVLGAGLGALVLLGLGLALNPPHSLMREALTGDRTDLDIRTIWLVAAIAAAAALVTSLGLLLPRGGLTPFWGRFLEIAEGFVLLTLVPLALAVFDVYSAARAMTS; this is encoded by the coding sequence ATGACGGCCGCCGCGACAGTCACCGGAGCCGGCGGGCCCGGACCCGGGGCCCCTTCCGGGGCGGGCGCGGGGCTCGGCTTCTGCCGGGTCACCATCGTCGCGCCCGACAGCCGGATCGACGTGGCACTGCCCGACGACATCCCGGTCGCCGACATCTACCCGGAGATCCTGAGGCTCTCCCGGCAGAGCCCCGCCGAGGGTGCTCCGGTCGGCTATCACCTCGTACGCCGGGACGGCACCGTCCTCGACAGTTCCCGCTCGTTCGCGGCGCAGCGCATTCTCGACGGCGAACTCCTCACCCTGCGCCCCTTCTCGGAGTCGCTGCCTCCCGCTGTCTTCGACGACGTGTCCGAGGCCGTCGCCTCCGCGGTGACCCGCGATCGCACGCAGTGGACCGGCGAACTGACCCGCGGCGCGGGCCTCGTCGGTGGCGGGGTCCTGCCGGTGCTGCTCGCGTTCGTGGCCTGGACCGCCGACCCGCGCCACGACATGCACGGCCTGCCCGGCATCCTCGCGGGCGTCACCGGCGTACTCCTGGTCGTCCTCGCCGCAGTACGCGCGCGGATCTACGACGACAGGGCCTCGGCCGTCGCGCTGGGACTCGGCGCGCTGCCGAACATGGGCGTGGCGGGCTCCGGGCTGCTCGCCCTGTCGGACGGTCAGGGTGTCGGCAAGCTGCAGTTCCTGCTGGCCTGCGGTGCGGTGCTGGTCGCCTCGGTCATTCTTACCCTGTGCTCCCCGCGCGGGGACGGCCCGTTCGTCGCGTTCGTGTTCGCCTCCGCCATCGGCCTGGTCACGGTGTTCGTGGCCCTCCTCGCGCACTGGACGCCCACGGAGATCGCCGCGTTCTGCGCCCCGGTCGCGGTGGGCGCCCTGGCCTTCCTGCCCGGCCTGTCCATGCGCTTCGCCCGGCTGCCGATCGGATTCGACCCCCCGAGCACCACCACGCGCAGCGCGTACGGCGCCGAACCCGCCGCGCCGGAACCAGTCGACGCCGCACGCATCGAGGCGCAGGCCCGCCGTGGCCACGAACTCCTCGTCGGTCTCGTAGGAGGCTGCGCGCTGCTCGGCGTCGGAGCCTCGGCGGTGCTCGGCTTCTCCGACGACGTCTGGGGACAGCTGCTCGCCTTCGCCACCGGCGTCGCGATGCTGATGCGCGCCCACCTCTTCCGCTACACCGCCCAGGTCGCGCCCGTCCTGGGCGCCGGCCTCGGCGCCCTCGTCCTGCTCGGCCTCGGGCTGGCGCTCAACCCGCCGCACTCCTTGATGCGCGAGGCCCTCACCGGCGACCGCACGGACCTCGACATCCGCACGATCTGGCTCGTCGCGGCGATCGCGGCGGCGGCCGCACTGGTCACCTCGCTCGGCCTGCTCCTCCCGCGCGGCGGCCTCACCCCGTTCTGGGGCCGCTTCCTGGAGATCGCCGAGGGCTTCGTGCTCCTCACGCTGGTACCGCTGGCGCTTGCCGTCTTCGACGTGTACAGCGCGGCTCGGGCCATGACCAGCTGA
- a CDS encoding polyribonucleotide nucleotidyltransferase → MENETHYAEAVIDNGSFGTRTIRFETGRLAKQAAGSAVAYLDDDTMVLSATSASKKPKDQLDFFPLTVDVEERMYAAGKIPGSFFRREGRPSEDAVLTCRLIDRPLRPSFKKGLRNEIQVVATIMALNPDHLYDVVAINAASASTQLAGLPFSGPVGGVRVALINGQWVAFPTHTELEDAVFDMVVAGRVLEDGDVAIMMVEAEATDKTIQLVQGGAEAPTEEVVAAGLEAAKPFIKVLCKAQSDLAAKAAKPTAEFPIFLDYEDDVLEALTAAVKSELAQALTIAGKQDREAELDRVKEIAAEKLLPQFEGREKEISAAYRALTKKLVRERVIKDKVRIDGRGVTDIRTLAAEVEAIPRVHGSALFERGETQILGVTTLNMLRMEQQLDTLSPVTRKRYMHNYNFPPYSVGETGRVGSPKRREIGHGALAERAIVPVLPTREEFPYAIRQVSEALGSNGSTSMGSVCASTMSLMNAGVPLKAPVAGIAMGLISQEIDGQTHYVALTDILGAEDAFGDMDFKVAGTKDFVTALQLDTKLDGIPASVLAAALKQARDARLHILDVMTEAIDRPDEMSPNAPRIITVKIPVDKIGEVIGPKGKMINQIQEDTGAEITIEDDGTIYIGAQVGSQAEAARATINGIANPTMPEVGERYLGTVVKTTTFGAFVSLLPGKDGLLHISQIRKLAGGKRVENVEDVLGVGAKVQVEIAEIDSRGKLSLIPVIEGEGDDDTKDDTDK, encoded by the coding sequence GTGGAGAACGAGACCCACTACGCCGAGGCCGTTATCGACAACGGATCCTTCGGCACCCGCACCATCCGCTTCGAGACGGGCCGCCTGGCCAAGCAGGCCGCCGGCTCCGCCGTGGCGTACCTGGACGACGACACCATGGTGCTGTCGGCCACCAGCGCTTCCAAGAAGCCCAAGGACCAGCTCGACTTCTTCCCCCTCACGGTGGACGTCGAGGAGCGGATGTACGCCGCCGGCAAGATCCCCGGCAGCTTCTTCCGCCGCGAGGGCCGTCCTTCCGAGGACGCCGTCCTCACCTGCCGGCTGATCGACCGCCCGCTGCGCCCGTCCTTCAAGAAGGGCCTGCGCAACGAGATCCAGGTCGTCGCCACGATCATGGCCCTCAACCCCGACCACCTGTACGACGTCGTGGCGATCAACGCCGCCTCCGCGTCCACGCAGCTGGCCGGTCTGCCCTTCTCCGGCCCGGTCGGCGGCGTCCGCGTCGCGCTGATCAACGGCCAGTGGGTCGCGTTCCCGACGCACACCGAGCTCGAGGACGCCGTCTTCGACATGGTGGTCGCCGGTCGCGTCCTGGAGGACGGCGACGTCGCGATCATGATGGTCGAGGCCGAGGCCACCGACAAGACCATCCAGCTGGTCCAGGGCGGCGCCGAGGCGCCGACCGAGGAAGTCGTCGCCGCCGGTCTCGAGGCCGCGAAGCCCTTCATCAAGGTCCTGTGCAAGGCGCAGTCGGACCTCGCCGCGAAGGCCGCCAAGCCGACCGCCGAGTTCCCGATCTTCCTCGACTACGAGGACGACGTCCTGGAGGCCCTGACCGCCGCGGTCAAGAGCGAGCTCGCCCAGGCGCTCACCATCGCCGGCAAGCAGGACCGCGAGGCCGAGCTGGACCGCGTCAAGGAGATCGCCGCCGAGAAGCTGCTCCCGCAGTTCGAGGGCCGCGAGAAGGAGATCTCCGCCGCGTACCGTGCGCTGACCAAGAAGCTGGTCCGCGAGCGCGTCATCAAGGACAAGGTCCGCATCGACGGCCGCGGCGTCACGGACATCCGTACGCTCGCCGCCGAGGTCGAGGCCATCCCGCGCGTGCACGGCTCCGCGCTGTTCGAGCGTGGCGAGACCCAGATCCTGGGCGTCACCACCCTCAACATGCTCCGCATGGAGCAGCAGCTGGACACCCTCTCCCCGGTGACCCGCAAGCGCTACATGCACAACTACAACTTCCCGCCCTACTCCGTCGGTGAGACCGGCCGCGTCGGCTCCCCGAAGCGCCGCGAGATCGGCCACGGCGCGCTCGCCGAGCGCGCGATCGTGCCGGTCCTGCCGACCCGCGAGGAGTTCCCGTACGCGATCCGTCAGGTGTCCGAGGCCCTCGGCTCCAACGGCTCGACGTCCATGGGCTCGGTCTGCGCCTCGACCATGTCGCTGATGAACGCCGGTGTGCCGCTGAAGGCTCCCGTCGCCGGTATCGCGATGGGTCTGATCTCCCAGGAGATCGACGGCCAGACGCACTACGTCGCCCTTACCGACATCCTCGGTGCGGAGGACGCCTTCGGCGACATGGACTTCAAGGTCGCCGGTACGAAGGACTTCGTGACCGCCCTCCAGCTCGACACCAAGCTGGACGGCATCCCGGCCTCCGTCCTGGCCGCGGCCCTCAAGCAGGCCCGTGACGCCCGCCTCCACATCCTCGATGTGATGACCGAGGCCATCGACCGGCCCGACGAGATGTCCCCGAACGCCCCGCGGATCATCACCGTCAAGATCCCCGTGGACAAGATCGGTGAGGTCATCGGCCCCAAGGGCAAGATGATCAACCAGATCCAGGAGGACACCGGCGCCGAGATCACGATCGAGGACGACGGCACCATCTACATCGGTGCCCAGGTCGGCTCGCAGGCCGAGGCCGCCCGCGCCACGATCAACGGCATCGCCAACCCGACCATGCCGGAGGTCGGCGAGCGCTACCTGGGCACCGTCGTGAAGACGACGACCTTCGGCGCGTTCGTGTCGCTGCTCCCGGGCAAGGACGGTCTGCTGCACATCTCGCAGATCCGCAAGCTCGCCGGCGGCAAGCGCGTGGAGAACGTCGAGGACGTGCTCGGTGTGGGCGCCAAGGTCCAGGTCGAGATCGCCGAGATCGACTCCCGCGGCAAGCTCTCCCTCATCCCCGTGATCGAGGGCGAAGGCGACGATGACACGAAGGACGACACCGACAAGTGA
- a CDS encoding ribonuclease J — translation MSHPHPELGAPPVLPKGGMRVTPLGGLGEIGRNMTVFEYDGRLLIVDCGVLFPEEEQPGIDLILPDFTSIRDRLDDIAGIVLTHGHEDHIGGVPYLLREKPDIPLIGSKLTLALIEAKLQEHRIRPYTLEVEAGDREQIGPFNCEFVAVNHSIPDALAVAIRTPAGMVVHTGDFKMDQLPLDGRLTDLHAFARLSHEGIDLLLSDSTNAEVPGFVPPERDIANVLDQVFAGAHKRIIVASFASHVHRIQQILDTAQKYGRKIAFVGRSMVRNMGIARDLGYLKVPPGLVVDVKTLDDLPDNEVVLVCTGSQGEPMAALSRMANRDHQIRIVPGDTVILASSLIPGNENAVYRVINGLTRWGANVIHKGNAKVHVSGHASAGELLYFYNICKPRNLMPVHGEWRHLRANAELGALTGVPHDRVVIAEDGVVVDLVEGKAKISGKVPAGYVYVDGLSVGDVGEPALKDRKILGDEGIISVFLVVDSNTGKITGGPHIQARGSGIDDSVFAEVIPKITEVLERSAQDGVVEPHQLQQLIRRTLGKWVSDTYRRRPMILPVVVEV, via the coding sequence TTGAGTCATCCGCATCCTGAACTCGGCGCTCCGCCGGTGCTCCCGAAGGGTGGCATGCGCGTCACCCCGCTCGGAGGCCTCGGTGAAATCGGCCGAAACATGACGGTCTTCGAGTACGACGGCCGCTTGCTGATCGTCGACTGCGGAGTGCTCTTCCCTGAGGAGGAGCAGCCCGGAATCGACCTGATCCTGCCGGACTTCACGTCCATCAGGGACCGCCTCGACGACATCGCGGGCATCGTCCTCACCCATGGCCACGAGGACCACATCGGTGGCGTCCCGTACCTCCTGCGCGAGAAGCCGGACATCCCGCTGATCGGCTCCAAGCTGACCCTCGCGCTGATCGAGGCGAAGCTCCAGGAGCACCGCATCCGCCCGTACACGCTCGAGGTGGAGGCGGGCGATCGCGAGCAGATCGGCCCCTTCAACTGCGAGTTCGTCGCGGTCAACCACTCCATCCCGGACGCCCTCGCGGTCGCCATCCGTACGCCCGCCGGCATGGTGGTCCACACCGGTGACTTCAAGATGGACCAGCTCCCGCTGGACGGTCGCCTCACGGACCTGCACGCGTTCGCCCGCCTGAGCCACGAGGGCATCGACCTCCTCCTCTCGGACTCCACGAACGCCGAGGTACCGGGCTTCGTCCCGCCCGAGCGCGACATCGCGAATGTGCTGGACCAGGTCTTCGCCGGCGCACACAAGCGCATCATCGTGGCGAGCTTCGCCAGCCACGTCCACCGCATCCAGCAGATCCTGGACACGGCACAGAAGTACGGCCGCAAGATCGCCTTCGTCGGCCGCTCGATGGTCCGCAACATGGGCATCGCCCGGGACCTCGGCTACCTGAAGGTCCCGCCCGGCCTGGTGGTCGACGTCAAGACGCTGGACGACCTGCCGGACAACGAGGTCGTGCTCGTCTGTACGGGTTCTCAGGGTGAGCCGATGGCGGCCCTGTCCAGGATGGCCAACCGGGATCACCAGATCCGGATCGTCCCGGGCGACACGGTCATCCTGGCGTCGTCCCTGATCCCCGGCAACGAGAACGCGGTCTACCGCGTCATCAACGGCCTGACCCGCTGGGGCGCGAACGTAATCCACAAGGGCAACGCCAAGGTGCACGTCTCCGGCCACGCGTCGGCGGGCGAGCTCCTGTACTTCTACAACATCTGCAAGCCGCGGAACCTGATGCCGGTCCACGGCGAATGGCGGCACCTGCGCGCCAACGCCGAGCTGGGCGCCCTCACCGGCGTCCCGCACGACCGCGTCGTGATCGCCGAGGACGGCGTCGTCGTCGACCTCGTCGAGGGCAAGGCCAAGATCTCCGGCAAGGTGCCGGCGGGATACGTGTACGTCGACGGCCTCTCGGTCGGCGACGTCGGCGAGCCCGCGCTCAAGGACCGCAAGATCCTCGGCGACGAGGGCATCATCTCCGTCTTCCTGGTGGTGGACTCCAACACCGGAAAGATCACCGGTGGCCCGCACATCCAGGCCCGGGGCTCCGGCATTGACGACTCCGTCTTTGCCGAGGTCATCCCGAAGATCACGGAGGTCCTGGAGCGCTCGGCCCAGGACGGCGTGGTCGAGCCCCACCAACTGCAGCAGCTCATCCGCCGCACGCTGGGCAAGTGGGTCTCCGACACCTACCGCCGGCGCCCGATGATCCTCCCGGTCGTCGTCGAGGTCTGA
- the dapA gene encoding 4-hydroxy-tetrahydrodipicolinate synthase, producing MAPTSTPQTPFGRVLTAMVTPFTADGALDLDGAQRLAAHLVDAGNDGLIINGTTGESPTTSDAEKSDLVRAVLEAVGDRAHIVAGVGTNDTHHSIELARAVEKAGAHGLLIVTPYYNKPPQEGLYRHFTAIADATELPVMLYDIPGRSGVPINTETIVRLAEHPRIVANKDAKGDLGRASWAIARSGLAWYSGDDMLNLPLLSVGAVGFVSVVGHVVTPELRAMLDAYISGDVQKATEIHQKLLPVFTGMFRTQGVMTTKAALALQGLPAGPLRAPMVELSPEETAQLKIDLAAGGVEL from the coding sequence ATGGCTCCGACCTCCACTCCGCAGACCCCCTTCGGGAGGGTCCTCACCGCCATGGTCACGCCCTTCACGGCGGACGGCGCACTCGACCTCGACGGCGCGCAGCGGCTCGCTGCCCACTTGGTGGACGCAGGCAACGACGGCCTGATCATCAACGGCACCACCGGCGAGTCCCCGACCACCAGCGACGCGGAGAAATCGGACCTCGTACGAGCCGTACTGGAGGCGGTGGGCGATCGGGCCCACATCGTCGCCGGCGTCGGCACGAACGACACCCACCACAGCATCGAGCTGGCCCGCGCAGTCGAGAAGGCCGGCGCGCACGGCCTGCTGATCGTGACGCCGTACTACAACAAGCCCCCGCAGGAGGGCCTCTACCGGCACTTCACGGCCATCGCCGACGCGACCGAGCTGCCGGTGATGCTCTACGACATCCCCGGGCGCAGCGGCGTACCGATCAACACCGAAACGATCGTGCGGCTCGCCGAGCACCCGCGTATCGTCGCGAACAAGGACGCCAAGGGAGACCTCGGCCGGGCCAGCTGGGCCATCGCCCGCTCCGGCCTCGCCTGGTACTCCGGCGACGACATGCTGAACCTGCCGCTGCTCTCCGTGGGCGCGGTCGGCTTTGTCTCCGTCGTCGGCCATGTCGTCACCCCGGAGCTGCGCGCCATGCTCGACGCGTACATCTCGGGCGACGTCCAGAAGGCCACCGAGATCCACCAGAAGCTGCTCCCCGTCTTCACCGGCATGTTCCGCACCCAGGGCGTCATGACCACCAAGGCCGCACTCGCCCTCCAGGGCCTGCCCGCCGGACCGCTGCGCGCTCCGATGGTCGAGCTGTCGCCCGAGGAGACCGCCCAGCTCAAGATCGATCTTGCCGCCGGCGGGGTAGAGCTCTGA
- the thyX gene encoding FAD-dependent thymidylate synthase — translation MTDTPADDLKPSFRSDVTVELIKHTASDADVLFAARVSTAGEQSLDELKKDPERSKGLINFLMRDRHGSPFEHNSMTFFISAPIFVFREFMRHRVGWSYNEESGRYRELQPVFYVPDESRKLVQEGRPGKYVFVEGTKAQQELTGRVMEDSYRQAYEAYQEMLAAGVAREVARAVLPVGLFSSMYATCNARSLMHFLGLRTQHEMAKVPSFPQREIEMVGELMEAEWAKLMPLTHGAFNANGRVAP, via the coding sequence GTGACCGACACCCCCGCCGACGACCTCAAGCCCAGCTTCCGCAGCGATGTCACCGTCGAGCTGATCAAGCACACGGCGTCCGACGCCGACGTGCTGTTCGCCGCCCGTGTCTCGACCGCCGGGGAGCAGTCCCTGGACGAGCTGAAGAAAGACCCGGAGCGTTCCAAGGGCCTGATCAACTTCCTGATGCGGGACCGGCACGGCAGCCCCTTCGAGCACAACTCGATGACGTTCTTCATCAGCGCCCCGATCTTCGTCTTCCGCGAGTTCATGCGGCACCGCGTGGGCTGGTCGTACAACGAGGAATCGGGCCGGTACCGGGAGCTCCAGCCGGTCTTCTACGTCCCGGACGAGTCCCGCAAGCTGGTCCAGGAGGGCCGCCCCGGCAAGTACGTCTTCGTCGAGGGCACCAAGGCGCAGCAGGAGCTCACGGGCCGCGTGATGGAGGACTCGTACCGTCAGGCGTACGAGGCCTACCAGGAGATGCTCGCGGCCGGTGTGGCCCGCGAGGTGGCCCGCGCGGTCCTCCCGGTCGGCCTCTTCTCCTCGATGTACGCCACGTGCAACGCCCGCTCGCTGATGCACTTCCTCGGCCTGCGTACTCAGCACGAGATGGCGAAGGTCCCGTCCTTCCCGCAGCGCGAGATCGAGATGGTCGGCGAGCTGATGGAGGCGGAGTGGGCCAAGCTCATGCCGCTCACGCACGGGGCCTTCAACGCCAACGGGCGTGTGGCGCCGTAA
- the dapB gene encoding 4-hydroxy-tetrahydrodipicolinate reductase: MSKLRVAVLGAKGRIGAEAVRAVEAADDMELVAALGRGDELETLVETGAQVAVELTTPASVMANLDFCVRHGINAVVGTTGWTDERLAQLKDWLAQSPETGVLIAPNFSIGAVLTMKFAQIAAPYFESVEVIELHHPNKVDAPSGTATRTAQLIAEARAKAGSAPAPDATVTALEGARGANVDGVPVHAVRLRGLLAHQEVLLGGEGETLTIRHDSLHHSSFMPGILLGARRVVTTPGLTFGLEHFLDLG, translated from the coding sequence ATGAGCAAGCTGCGCGTGGCGGTCCTCGGTGCCAAGGGCCGTATCGGGGCCGAAGCGGTACGAGCGGTCGAGGCCGCCGACGACATGGAGCTGGTGGCCGCGCTCGGCCGGGGCGACGAACTGGAGACGCTGGTTGAGACCGGCGCCCAGGTCGCCGTCGAACTGACCACGCCGGCCTCGGTGATGGCCAACCTCGACTTCTGCGTACGACATGGCATCAACGCCGTGGTCGGCACGACGGGCTGGACCGACGAGCGCCTCGCGCAGCTCAAGGACTGGCTGGCCCAGTCCCCGGAGACGGGCGTGCTCATCGCGCCCAACTTCTCCATCGGGGCCGTCCTGACGATGAAGTTCGCGCAGATCGCCGCGCCCTACTTCGAGTCGGTCGAGGTCATCGAGCTCCACCACCCGAACAAGGTGGACGCCCCCAGCGGCACCGCCACGCGCACGGCTCAGCTCATCGCCGAGGCGCGGGCCAAGGCGGGCTCCGCCCCGGCCCCGGACGCCACGGTCACCGCCCTGGAGGGCGCCCGCGGCGCAAACGTCGACGGTGTCCCGGTGCACGCGGTCCGCCTGCGCGGTCTGCTCGCCCACCAGGAGGTCCTGCTCGGCGGCGAGGGCGAGACCCTCACCATCCGCCACGACTCCCTCCACCACAGCAGCTTCATGCCGGGCATCCTGCTCGGCGCCCGCCGCGTGGTGACCACACCGGGCCTCACCTTCGGCCTGGAACACTTCCTGGACCTCGGCTGA
- a CDS encoding DUF397 domain-containing protein: MAGTEDQDVRARKEREKDELYALDISDVEWHSAPGTEEHEERVEIAYLPGGAVAMRSSLDPDTVLRYTEAEWRAFVLGARDGEFDLEPMPHNGGLAAE; this comes from the coding sequence ATGGCCGGGACAGAAGACCAGGACGTCAGGGCACGCAAGGAGCGGGAGAAGGACGAGCTCTACGCCCTCGACATCTCGGACGTCGAGTGGCACAGCGCGCCGGGTACCGAGGAGCACGAGGAGCGGGTCGAGATCGCGTATCTGCCCGGGGGCGCGGTGGCCATGCGGTCGTCGCTCGACCCGGACACCGTGCTGCGGTACACGGAGGCCGAGTGGCGGGCGTTCGTGCTGGGGGCCCGGGACGGAGAGTTCGATCTGGAGCCGATGCCGCACAACGGGGGGCTTGCCGCCGAGTAG
- a CDS encoding M16 family metallopeptidase: MTSSSSMATARTSSEARAVARTQTLIKGVNGIGTVRKTTLPGGLRIVTETLPSVRSATFGIWAHVGSRDETPSLNGATHYLEHLLFKGTHKRSALDISAALDAVGGEMNAFTAKEYTCYYARVLDTDLPLAIDVVCDMLTGSLILEEDVNVERGAILEEIAMTEDDPGDCVHDLFAHTMFGDNALGRPVLGTVDTVNALTADRIRRFYKKHYDPTHLVVACAGNVDHNKVVRQVRAAFEKAGALRETAAEPIAPRDGRRAIRTAGRVELLGRKTEQAHVVLGMPGLARTDDRRWALSVLNTALGGGMSSRLFQEVREKRGLCYSVYSYTSGFADCGLFGVYAGCRPSQVHDVLKLCRDELDQVAEHGLSDDEIGRAIGQLQGSTVLGLEDTGALMNRIGKSELCWSEQMSVDDMLARIASVTPDEVRSVARDILGQRPSLSVIGPLKDKQASRLHDAVA; the protein is encoded by the coding sequence GTGACGTCAAGTAGCTCCATGGCGACGGCCCGCACCTCTTCGGAGGCGCGGGCCGTCGCCCGTACCCAAACCCTCATCAAGGGCGTCAACGGCATCGGTACGGTCCGCAAGACCACCCTCCCGGGTGGTCTGCGCATCGTGACCGAGACCCTGCCCTCCGTGCGCTCCGCCACCTTCGGCATCTGGGCGCACGTCGGCTCGCGCGACGAGACGCCGTCCCTGAACGGCGCCACGCACTACCTGGAGCACCTGCTCTTCAAGGGCACCCACAAGCGCAGCGCCCTGGACATCTCCGCCGCCCTCGACGCGGTCGGCGGCGAGATGAACGCGTTCACGGCGAAGGAGTACACGTGTTACTACGCGCGCGTGCTCGACACCGACCTGCCGCTCGCCATCGACGTCGTCTGCGACATGCTGACCGGCTCGCTCATCCTCGAAGAGGACGTCAACGTCGAGCGCGGCGCGATCCTCGAAGAGATCGCGATGACGGAGGACGACCCGGGCGACTGCGTGCACGACCTGTTCGCGCACACCATGTTCGGCGACAACGCCCTGGGCCGCCCGGTCCTCGGCACGGTCGACACGGTCAACGCCCTCACCGCGGACCGCATCCGCCGCTTCTACAAGAAGCACTACGACCCGACGCACCTGGTCGTGGCCTGCGCGGGCAACGTCGACCACAACAAGGTCGTACGCCAGGTCCGCGCCGCCTTCGAGAAGGCGGGCGCCCTCAGGGAGACCGCCGCCGAGCCGATCGCCCCGCGCGACGGCCGCCGCGCCATCCGCACCGCGGGCCGCGTCGAACTGCTCGGCCGCAAGACCGAGCAGGCCCATGTCGTCCTCGGCATGCCGGGCCTCGCCCGCACGGACGACCGCCGCTGGGCCCTGAGCGTCCTGAACACCGCCCTCGGCGGCGGCATGTCCTCCCGCCTCTTCCAGGAGGTCCGCGAGAAGCGCGGCCTGTGCTACAGCGTGTACTCGTACACCTCGGGCTTCGCCGACTGCGGCCTCTTCGGCGTCTACGCGGGCTGCCGTCCCAGCCAGGTCCACGACGTGCTCAAGCTCTGCCGCGACGAGCTGGACCAGGTCGCCGAGCACGGTCTGTCAGACGACGAGATCGGCCGCGCCATCGGCCAGCTCCAGGGCTCCACCGTCCTCGGCCTCGAGGACACCGGTGCGCTGATGAACCGTATCGGCAAGAGTGAGCTGTGCTGGAGCGAGCAGATGTCGGTCGACGACATGCTGGCCCGGATAGCGTCGGTGACCCCGGACGAGGTCCGCTCGGTCGCCCGCGACATCCTGGGACAGCGACCCTCGCTGTCGGTCATCGGCCCGCTCAAGGACAAGCAGGCGAGCCGTCTGCACGACGCGGTCGCCTGA
- the rpsO gene encoding 30S ribosomal protein S15 gives MSLDAATKKQIISEFGTKEGDTGSPEVQVAMLSRRISDLTEHLKTHKHDHHSRRGLLILVGQRRRLLQYLAKKDIQRFRTLVDRLGIRRGAAGAK, from the coding sequence GTGTCGCTCGACGCCGCTACGAAGAAGCAGATCATCAGCGAGTTCGGTACCAAGGAGGGCGACACCGGCTCCCCCGAGGTCCAGGTCGCCATGCTCTCGCGCCGGATCTCGGACCTGACCGAGCACCTCAAGACCCACAAGCACGACCACCACTCCCGCCGTGGTCTGCTGATCCTGGTCGGTCAGCGTCGCCGCCTGCTGCAGTACCTGGCCAAGAAGGACATCCAGCGCTTCCGTACGCTGGTCGACCGCCTGGGCATCCGCCGCGGTGCGGCGGGCGCCAAGTAA